TCGCCGGGGCCGGCCTGGATGTGACCGACCCGGAGCCGCTGCCGCCCGATTCGCCCCTGTGGGATATGCCGAACGTGCTCATCACGAACCACACCTCGGGCGGCACGCCGCGCTACTGGGAGCGCGGCATCGAGGTGCTGCTGGACAACATCGGCCGGTTCCGGCGGGATGAGCCGCTGCGCAACGTGGTGGACCAGCGGGAAGGGTACTGACACGCGGCGCGGCCGGGTCAGGTACGATCGGGTCGGCTCGGAAAGCGTGTCGACGGGGCGGCGGCGACGCCGGGAGAGGCGCACGACCCGGCGGACGCCTTGGCCACGGTGGCGACATGTTCCACTACCTGCGCGCTGCCCTGCACTGGCGGCTTGTGCGCGCCGCGCTCTTCGCACTCCGGGGCGGTGCGAGCACGGTCGGATTTCTCGGCCGTGCCCCTGTCGGCCGCGCTGGCCGGGTTGCTGGTCGGGCTCATCGCCGGCTCCTGGTGGGCCCTGGCGCTGGGCTTGCCGGCCGCAGGCGGTGCCCGGCGTAGTGCGGGGGATCGAGGCTGGCCGCTTCCGGTGTCGGCATTGCCACCGGCTGGCCTACGCGAGCACGCGCGCCGACGCGGTGGATCGGCCCCGGCGCCGGGTGCAGCGGATCCGGATGAGGCTGGGGGGAACCGCCAACCTGCAGGCGCCCTTCCCCAGCAAGCCGCCGCGTATGCACCGGCGCACCTACTGGCGCCGGTACGACGAAGCGGCCGCGGCCGAAGCCGCCTACACCGCGGCCCTGCTGACCGTGCTCGAGCAGACCAGCGCCCGGATCGAGCGGGCGGCCGATCAGCCGCTCGAGTAACCCCATGCAATGCAATAATGAAGATTTGCGGCATGACCCAGCCAGGCTGATAGACATGCGCTGGGTTTTGTACTATGCTGTACTCACCGTCGTGCGGTGAGCCCACGCGAATTAAGAGCGCAAAGAGTCTGATAGCCAAGATTCAAGAGCCATCAAGAGCGTCAAGACACCCGCTTATGGTCGACTAGCTTCGCCCTGCTGTTCGCGTCGGGGGACCGTATCAGCTACGTGCTTCGGAAGGGGGGGATGGCTGTGCGACGAAGACGAATGCGAATGCTGGCGGTGGCGAGTGTGGTGATGCTCCTGCTCGTCGGTATGACTGGCCCCGCTCAGGCGGCGGACCCGGTTACGGTCGAAGAAGGCACCTCAGCGGCAGACACAACCCCCGTTGTTCCCCCAGGTGGGCACTTTGCTCCCTATGACCAATGGACAGTCTCTCCAGCCTGGACATCAGAGGTAATCACGGCCGGTGGTTGTCAGTATGCACAGGGTATTGATAACCCGCACATATCGGAAACCCGTGATGCCGTTTCCATCCACGGCTGGTGGGAGTATGTGGGTGGCACATGCCCGAGTAAGGCCAGGGTACAGGTGTTCTTGCAGGCCTATGCCTGTTATAGTTTCGTCTGCGATTGGGTCACGCTTACTGTCGGCCAGGGTGAATTCTATTCAGGGCCTGGCTCCGGCCGTTGGGCGAACGCAAGGTGGATCTGCAGCAACCAAGTGCAGTTCGTCGGGTGGCGCGGCTTCGTCGATGTCGATCTCATCGATCGGCCTGATCCGCCAGGAGTCTTTTTCTCTCCCATCATTAACCTTCGTTGCTATCCTTGATGCCGTACTGTTCGGCTGTTACAGCGGAACGTGAGGTTAGGTTGTGATCGAACGTTCAGGTTGGTCCCCGTATGACCCGAGGCTCGACCCAGACGCCGGAAATCCGGCCCACCAGGGTCGATCCGGGCGGGTGGTCCGCATGGGCGCTATCTGCGACTTTGCGACCGGGGCTCCAGATCCGGGACCGTCGCAGAGCTTCTCAATCCGGGAGTTCCTCGAGCTGGAGGATGGACGACTTGTCGTCACACGGGAGCTTGGCTTCAGCCTCAGTTCAGTCCGGGAGCTCGTGGAGCTAGAGGATGGGCGGCGGGTGGTCCTGGAGAATGCGGCCCCTATCCGCACTGGATTGACCCCAGACAAGATCCGACAGAACGCGCTGAACCTTGCCCTCGCTGATGACGACCTGCCCCAGGATGAGCACCCGTGGGAGTGGTTGGCCAGACGGGCGAGGGAGCAGGGTATTGACGTGACCGCGGACGAGTTGGGGGCGCTCCAATACGAGGTCTTTCTGACCAAACGATTACGCGAGTGGCTGGAGACGCCCTGAGACGGCCGAACTTCAGGCGCATGAGTGTCGATCGGTCACGCAGATCGGTCGCCTCTTCGCGACGCTGGCCCGGTGGTGATGGTGCCGCTCCGCGATCCGGCGATCAGTCTGCTCCATAGCGCCAGCGTGCGGGCCGTTGCCACCTTGCGGCGGCTCAGCCGCCATCCCACCGATATCCTCTCCTGATACCTATGTTGGCCCGTGGGCTGTGCTGCCCCTTTTCGTGCGCTACAGCCCCACAACGGCCGCGGCATTGTCGCGGAAGAGGCTCCCATCGCGGATGTAGCGCCGCACCATGCGCTCGCTGGTGTGCCTGGTCTGGCGCATGATGGCCCGCTCCGAGGCGCCGACGGCGGCCGCGCTGATGGCCAGGCCGGCCAGCAGGCGGTGGCCGGCGTAGTGCCGGGGATCGAGGCCGGCCGCTTCCGCCGCGCGCTTGACCACCAGGGCCACGGCCTGATCCGACAGGCGAACGGCCCCCACGCGCCCATGCCGATCGACCGGCCGGAAGAGCGGGCCGCTGGTGAGGCACGGCGCGCACCGGGCAGGTGTCGGGCTGCGCGCCGTAGGGGATCCCCACCGGCCGGCCCTGCCCCTCCTGGTCCGTCTTCGAGCGCCGCAGCCTCACCACCAGGCCGACGCCGGTGAAGGTGAGGTCGGCGACGTCGAGGCCGACCAGCTCGGAGCGGCGGAAGGCGCCGGCGAAGCCGAGCAACAGGAGCGCCCGATCGCGGAGGCCTCCGAGCGTGTCGGGCAGCGCCCCCACCATGGCGCGCACCGTCTCAGTCAGCGCCGGCGCCTTGCCGGCCGCGGCGGGCGCTCGCGCCGCAGCTACGGGGAGGCGACGCCAGCGGTGACGAGCTGGCCGTGGATGGCGCCGAGCAAGACGTCGAGGTCGAAGGGCTTCTCCAGCATCCCGTCCGCGGGCAGCAGGGCCGGGTCGAGGTGGAAGGTCGCGGCGGCCGACATGGCGATGATGCGGATGTCCCCGGTCGCCGGGTCGCTCTTGAGCAGGCGCGTGGCCGCGGCGCCGTCGAGCACAGGGAGCTGCAGGTCCATCAGCACGAGATCGGGGTGCGCCTCCTGGGCCAGGGTCACCCCGGTCTGACCATCGCCGGCGACGAGCATGTCATGGCCGGCCGCGCGCAGGGTCTCGACGAGGAACGACTGGATGGCCGGGTCGTCCTCCACGATCAGGATCCGCGCCACAACCTCCTCCTGCACACGCCATGACCGGCAGGGTCGGGCGGCACCGCGTGCGGCACGCGCGATGCCGGGCCCCACCGCTGAAGAAACGCGCGGGGTCCTGCCATGGTTGCAGCCGAGCGTGACGTCTCGGTGCTCCGAGACGACTGGTATACTGTGCCTCCCGCCTTCTGCCTGAACGAACCCTCATCGACGCGGCCGGCGAGGTGAGGGGGTGCTGTCAGCCACGCGCGATCAAATGAGGCGTACGACGCATGACGATCGACCGGGGCCGTCTAGCCTGCAGCCGTCGAGGGGGCACACCGATGCCGACCCGCCCGCTCACCTTTGCCGAGCACCTGGCCGACCTGCGGCGGCGCATCCGGTCGGGCGACTATGCGGCGGCAACCGGGCGCCTCCGCGGCTACTACAGCCGGGTCTACCTCATCGAGCAGGCGCCCCCGGAGCCGTCTTACGTCGTCTTCGCAGGGCCGTTCGACACGCTGGCCTACACCGTCCACCTCACCCCGGAAGCCGCCCGCGCCACCTTCGCGCGCGAGCGCGACCGGTACATCCGCTGGCTCGAGAGCCGCGTCGGGGGGTAAGGAGCGTTTCGCGTACTGCGTAGTGCGTATTGCGTAATCCGTAGGCAGGGGAGGGCGTGGGGCGGCACGCCCTGCTACCGCTCCCTTGAGATACAGCCGGTCGGACTCGCGAGCACCCCTACTCAATACGGAATACGCAATACGAAACACGCAACACGGCTCACGCGATCCGCAGCGTTCCCTCCAGCACCGGCACGGTCCCGCCGCCGACCTCGATCTCCTCTCCGCCGTCCGGCCGGGACCGAACCGTGATGTGGACGAAACTCTGGCGGCCGATCTTCGTCCCCTGCTCGCTGACAATGCGCACCTCGTCGGAGGAAGCGACCAGTCCGTGACGCACCAGATAGGCGCCGAGCGGTCCGCTCGCGGAGCCGGTCGCCGGGTCCTCGGCGATGCCGATGCCGTGCGCGGCAATCATGCGGGAGTAGACACGGTTGGGACCCGCCGCCGGGTTGGGCGCGAAGACGAACGTGCCGACCAGCTCCTCATCGCCAAACCAGGCGCTCAAGGCCGGAAGATCGACCACGACGCGATCGACCGTCGCCGGGTCCCGCAGCGGGATGTAGAGGAACGGCACACCGGTGGAGCCGACGCAGACCGGGACGTCCGGCAAGAGGTCCGCCTCGTCCAGGCCCAGGGCCGCGGCGAGTTGCGCCCGGCCCTCACGCGGTGGGCCGAAGGTCGCGGCCGGGTGGCGCATCCAGATGAACGTGGGGGCGTTCGGATCTCCCTCCAGCCGCACCGGCACCGGCCCGACCCTTTCCTCCAGCGCAAACTCGGTCGCACCGGCCGGCACGCGCCCGGACGTAGCCAGGACGTAGGCAGTACCGACCGTCGGGTGCCCGGCGAAGGGCAACTCGCGCCCCGGCGTGAAGATCCGCACGCGCGCGACGCAGTCGTCGCGCTCCGGCGGTAGGACGAAGGTCGTCTCGGACAGGTTCATCTCTCGGGCGATCGCCTGCATCTCGGCATCGCTCAGGCCGGTGCCGTCCAGAAAGACGGCCAGCGGGTTCCCACCGAACTGGCGGTCGGTGAAGACATCCACCTGGACGAAGGAATACGTGCGCGTCGCTCCCGCACTCATCGCTCACCCTCCCCGCGACCCACGGAGCCATGGTCCAGACCCACACATACACCCGCCTGCATACCACGCGCCCGCGCTCCTGTCACCCCGAACGCCCAACGCGGCACGGGCAGCGTCGGCGGGGTGGAAGAAGCCATCTCCCTCCGGCCCGCTCTCGGACGGAGGCCACCAGGGGAGAGGGGGGATAGCGCTATCCCGCCGCGGCGAGGTGGCGGAGGATGCGTTGGTCGCGGTCGAGGAAGCGGCCGAGGCCCTCGGCCAGGATGGTGTCAAGACGGGCATGGTCGAAGACGACCTCGGGCACGCGCCCGTAGCGCTCGATCGTCAGCACGGCGAAGGCCGGGCTCTGGATCAGGGCGCGCTCGCCGTAGCGGCGGCGGAACTCGTCGAGCGGCATGCGCCCGACCGCGGCCATCTCGCGCAGCAGCCGGGTCTGCTCGGCGGCCGTCGGACCCAGGTCCGCGGCGTTCGCGGGGGCGACCTGCGCCCAGCACTCCCGCAGTAACCCGGTCAACACGTGCCGACGCCGGGTCGCCTCCCGGTTGTCCGGCTCGCTCACCGTCATCGCCTGGGCCAGGCGCTCCTCCCAGCGCTCCGGCTGCCAGGGGAGGTCTGGCGCCAAATGGACGAGCCAGCGATCGGTCGGGACCGGGCGGTCGTTGATGAGGTAGATGGCGCTCAGGAGGTGGCGCAGCGCGAGGTTCAGCACGTGGTGCGCGGCCGGCGCGTCACCGCGGTACAGCCAGGCCGGGACGATCCGGTCCAGGATCTCCTCGGCGGCGCGCAGCTCGTCGAGCAGGTGACGGCGCCGCTCGATCTCGGGCGCGCCCGCCTTCTCCCGAAAGAGCTCGGCCAGCAGACCCTCCGGGTCGTAGAGAATCTCGGCCGCGGCGATCTGCCAGCGCTCGGCCGGTCCCCAGGGGCGCGCCATCTCCTCGGCGTAGTCGCGGTAGGTCAGGTCGAGCCGGAGGCCGTGGTAGAGCGACTCTCCCTCCGGCAGCGGGGCGGCCCCGAGCAGCCAGGTCTGGAGCGTCCGGTGGCGAAGGTAGACAGCGAGGTCGATGTCGCTGTAGCGGTCGGCCTGCCCCAGGGTCAGCCCTCCGGCGAGCGCCACCCCGACGACGCCCTCGAGCACCGCGAAGCGCCGGGCGAGTTCCCGCGCCCGCTCCAGGTACTCCGGTGCCAGATTGGGAGCCTGAGATCGCGCTTCGTTCTGCTCGTCCGGCACCGCGCTGCCCTCCTCGCCGATCGCCCGCCGCCGCGTCAATCCTACTCGACGGCCAGACGCCGGTGGGGCGATTCGGGCAGCACGGCGATGGGTCACGAACCGGTGGCGCGGTCGCGCTGCTGGTGTACGCGGGCCAGCTCGTCGGGCTGGTAGCCGCGGGTGGGTCGCAGGTGCCTGGGATTGGCCGGCTCGACGTGGACGGTCACATCGGTCGGCTCCCCCAACGCCTGCTCGACCCGTGCCGCCACGTCGCTGGCGATGTCGTGGGCCTCATCGACCCGGAGTGTGGGGTCCACCTGGATGTGCATATCCACCCAGATGAGCCCCTCGCCGCCGCGGCTCCGGATGTTGTGGACGCCCTCGACGCCGGGGACGGCACGTGCGGCACGCGCGATCTCGGGCGCCGGCACCGGCGCGACGTCGCTCAGCGAGAGCGCGGCATCACGGATGATCGTCCACGCCCCCCAGGCAATCACCAGGGCGATGAGGAGCGCGATGACGAGGTCGGCCTCGGGCAGGCCGAGCCGGATGGCGACCAGGCCGCCGATGACGGAGAGGGTGACGAAGACATCGGTTGCCGTGTGGCGCGCGTCGGCCAGCAGGATCGAGCTGCGCAGGCGGTGGCCGGCGCGCCGCTCCCAGGCAGCCACGAACAGATTGATCACGAGCGTGCCGAGCATGACGGCGAAGCTGAGGGCGGTGACGGTCGGCGCCGCGCCGGTCTGCCAGCGATGCCAGGCGCTCTGCAGGATCTCCTGCAGCGCCAGGAGCATGAACAGTGCGATCGCCAGCGACGTGAGCGTCTCAAACCGGCGGTGGCCGTAGGGGTGGTTCGGGTCCGGCGGACGC
This genomic window from Sphaerobacter thermophilus DSM 20745 contains:
- a CDS encoding response regulator; protein product: MARILIVEDDPAIQSFLVETLRAAGHDMLVAGDGQTGVTLAQEAHPDLVLMDLQLPVLDGAAATRLLKSDPATGDIRIIAMSAAATFHLDPALLPADGMLEKPFDLDVLLGAIHGQLVTAGVASP
- a CDS encoding PhzF family phenazine biosynthesis protein, whose translation is MSAGATRTYSFVQVDVFTDRQFGGNPLAVFLDGTGLSDAEMQAIAREMNLSETTFVLPPERDDCVARVRIFTPGRELPFAGHPTVGTAYVLATSGRVPAGATEFALEERVGPVPVRLEGDPNAPTFIWMRHPAATFGPPREGRAQLAAALGLDEADLLPDVPVCVGSTGVPFLYIPLRDPATVDRVVVDLPALSAWFGDEELVGTFVFAPNPAAGPNRVYSRMIAAHGIGIAEDPATGSASGPLGAYLVRHGLVASSDEVRIVSEQGTKIGRQSFVHITVRSRPDGGEEIEVGGGTVPVLEGTLRIA
- a CDS encoding nucleotidyltransferase domain-containing protein, producing the protein MTRRRAIGEEGSAVPDEQNEARSQAPNLAPEYLERARELARRFAVLEGVVGVALAGGLTLGQADRYSDIDLAVYLRHRTLQTWLLGAAPLPEGESLYHGLRLDLTYRDYAEEMARPWGPAERWQIAAAEILYDPEGLLAELFREKAGAPEIERRRHLLDELRAAEEILDRIVPAWLYRGDAPAAHHVLNLALRHLLSAIYLINDRPVPTDRWLVHLAPDLPWQPERWEERLAQAMTVSEPDNREATRRRHVLTGLLRECWAQVAPANAADLGPTAAEQTRLLREMAAVGRMPLDEFRRRYGERALIQSPAFAVLTIERYGRVPEVVFDHARLDTILAEGLGRFLDRDQRILRHLAAAG
- a CDS encoding tyrosine-type recombinase/integrase; this encodes MGAVRLSDQAVALVVKRAAEAAGLDPRHYAGHRLLAGLAISAAAVGASERAIMRQTRHTSERMVRRYIRDGSLFRDNAAAVVGL
- a CDS encoding cation diffusion facilitator family transporter, with protein sequence MPRDEHRERATTLTPLPEHGHGGRTRAIQRTLLGVLALNVLVGGAKLGYGLLTGSLAMTADGVNSLMDGASNVVGLVAIAVASRPPDPNHPYGHRRFETLTSLAIALFMLLALQEILQSAWHRWQTGAAPTVTALSFAVMLGTLVINLFVAAWERRAGHRLRSSILLADARHTATDVFVTLSVIGGLVAIRLGLPEADLVIALLIALVIAWGAWTIIRDAALSLSDVAPVPAPEIARAARAVPGVEGVHNIRSRGGEGLIWVDMHIQVDPTLRVDEAHDIASDVAARVEQALGEPTDVTVHVEPANPRHLRPTRGYQPDELARVHQQRDRATGS